From Vitis vinifera cultivar Pinot Noir 40024 chromosome 5, ASM3070453v1, the proteins below share one genomic window:
- the LOC100250782 gene encoding F-box/kelch-repeat protein SKIP20 — protein MGGADSCNYIDEAGGRRRQQQQQQQQLIPGLPDEIGMECLVRVPYGSHSRMKSVCRGWRTLISHPSFSEQRRKARTAEHLVCLVQALPTPSTIHADVVLKERDDKKQRQEEGCQYNHPSAPPYQYGLSIFNATYQTWHQMMPSSIPMFCHCVALPSSGKLLLLGGWDPTTLDPVPDVYVLNLIGEDGARWRRAAPMSVARSFFACAVVGRSTVYVAGGHDSHKNALRSAEVYDAEADEWRTLPSMWEERDESQGLSWEGDSRFWVVSGYSTENQGRFRSDAECYDPETGCWSKVEGLWPFPSSSPRGCVSVNSASGRGQSKHQWWRIAGEEQQQQQTGIGEIREYEREAERWRVLSSIPLPHPEFGLGRSSKCLVSLDGGGDGNSRRMLVMSSGGEGKAGAFILERNDKGKTKWNHIHVPPQFTGFPYSAAHLHV, from the coding sequence ATGGGAGGAGCCGATTCCTGTAATTACATTGATGAAGCGGGTGGACGGCGGcggcagcagcagcagcagcagcagcagttGATTCCGGGTCTGCCTGATGAGATAGGGATGGAGTGTTTGGTTAGAGTTCCCTATGGATCCCATTCACGCATGAAATCGGTGTGCCGTGGGTGGCGTACCCTCATTTCTCATCCTTCATTTTCTGAACAAAGAAGAAAGGCCCGCACTGCAGAGCATCTTGTCTGCCTTGTTCAAGCCCTCCCAACTCCCTCTACCATCCACGCTGATGTTGTGTTGAAGGAGAGGGATGACAAGAAGCAACGGCAGGAGGAGGGTTGCCAATATAATCATCCCTCTGCGCCTCCCTATCAATATGGGCTCAGCATATTCAATGCCACCTATCAGACATGGCACCAAATGATGCCCAGTTCCATTCCGATGTTCTGCCACTGCGTCGCGCTTCCTTCATCAGGGAAGCTGCTCCTCCTGGGAGGTTGGGATCCCACCACCCTCGACCCGGTTCCCGATGTCTATGTGCTCAATTTAATTGGCGAAGACGGGGCGAGGTGGAGACGCGCAGCCCCAATGTCGGTGGCGCGATCTTTCTTTGCTTGTGCCGTGGTGGGACGCTCCACCGTGTATGTGGCCGGGGGGCACGACAGCCACAAAAACGCTCTGAGATCGGCGGAGGTTTACGACGCGGAGGCAGATGAGTGGAGGACGCTGCCATCCATGTGGGAGGAGAGGGACGAATCCCAGGGGCTGTCATGGGAGGGAGATTCCAGGTTTTGGGTGGTGAGTGGCTACAGCACAGAGAACCAAGGTCGGTTCCGCTCCGACGCAGAGTGCTACGACCCGGAAACTGGTTGTTGGTCCAAGGTGGAAGGGCTTTGGCCATTTCCAAGCAGCAGCCCCAGAGGTTGTGTGAGTGTCAACAGCGCCAGCGGCAGAGGACAATCTAAACACCAGTGGTGGCGGATCGCGGGAGAGGAGCAACAGCAGCAACAAACTGGGATAGGGGAAATAAGGGAGTACGAGAGGGAGGCGGAAAGGTGGAGAGTGCTTAGTTCGATTCCACTTCCACATCCAGAATTTGGGTTAGGCAGATCATCCAAGTGTCTCGTCAGTCTTGATGGAGGTGGGGATGGCAATAGTAGAAGAATGTTGGTGATGAGCAGTGGTGGGGAAGGGAAAGCAGGGGCCTTCATTTTGGAGAGGAATGATAAAGGGAAAACCAAGTGGAACCACATCCATGTTCCTCCCCAATTCACGGGGTTCCCGTACTCTGCTGCCCATCTCCATGTTTGA